A window of the Cynocephalus volans isolate mCynVol1 chromosome 10, mCynVol1.pri, whole genome shotgun sequence genome harbors these coding sequences:
- the CAPS gene encoding calcyphosin isoform X1, with protein sequence MDTVDATVEKLRAQCLSRGVSGIQGLARFFRRLDRDGSRSLDAGELRRGLAELGLALDKAEVEAVCRHWDRDGSGTLDLEEFLRALRPPMSQAREAVIAAAFTKLDCSGDGVVTVDDLRGVYSGRAHPKVTLAEFQDYYSGVSASVDTDEEFVAMMTSAWQL encoded by the exons ATGGATACCGTGGACGCCACTGTGGAGAAGCTCCGGGCACAGTGCCTATCCCGAGGGGTCTCAGGCATCCAAGGCCTGGCCAG GTTTTTCCGCCGCCTGGACCGGGATGGGAGCCGATCCCTGGATGCGGGGGAGCTCCGGCGGGGCTTGGCTGAGCTGGGGCTGGCGTTGGACAAGGCTGAGGTAGAAGCCGTGTGCAGGCACTGGGACCGTGATGGCAGTGGGACACTGGACCTGGAGGAATTCCTGCGGGCACTGCGG ccccccatGTCCCAGGCCCGCGAGGCGGTCATTGCAGCTGCATTCACCAAGCTGGACTGCAGCGGGGACGGTGTGGTGACTGTGGATGACCTCCGTGGGGTGTACAGTGGCCGTGCCCACCCCAAG GTCACACTGGCAGAATTCCAGGACTACTACAGTGGCGTGAGTGCTTCTGTGGACACAGATGAGGAGTTCGTGGCCATGATGACCAGTGCCTGGCAGCTCTGA
- the CAPS gene encoding calcyphosin isoform X2 encodes MDTVDATVEKLRAQCLSRGVSGIQGLARFFRRLDRDGSRSLDAGELRRGLAELGLALDKAEVEAVCRHWDRDGSGTLDLEEFLRALRPPMSQAREAVIAAAFTKLDCSGDGVVTVDDLRGVYSGRAHPKVRSGEWTEEEVLRRFLDNFDSSEKDGEVTLAEFQDYYSGVSASVDTDEEFVAMMTSAWQL; translated from the exons ATGGATACCGTGGACGCCACTGTGGAGAAGCTCCGGGCACAGTGCCTATCCCGAGGGGTCTCAGGCATCCAAGGCCTGGCCAG GTTTTTCCGCCGCCTGGACCGGGATGGGAGCCGATCCCTGGATGCGGGGGAGCTCCGGCGGGGCTTGGCTGAGCTGGGGCTGGCGTTGGACAAGGCTGAGGTAGAAGCCGTGTGCAGGCACTGGGACCGTGATGGCAGTGGGACACTGGACCTGGAGGAATTCCTGCGGGCACTGCGG ccccccatGTCCCAGGCCCGCGAGGCGGTCATTGCAGCTGCATTCACCAAGCTGGACTGCAGCGGGGACGGTGTGGTGACTGTGGATGACCTCCGTGGGGTGTACAGTGGCCGTGCCCACCCCAAGGTGCGCAGCGGGGAGTGGACTGAGGAGGAGGTGCTCCGCCGCTTCCTGGACAACTTTGACTCCTCTGAGAAGGATGGGGAG GTCACACTGGCAGAATTCCAGGACTACTACAGTGGCGTGAGTGCTTCTGTGGACACAGATGAGGAGTTCGTGGCCATGATGACCAGTGCCTGGCAGCTCTGA